The following proteins come from a genomic window of Yinghuangia sp. ASG 101:
- a CDS encoding DUF397 domain-containing protein, with the protein MAEIITANTPWRRSSHSQTGNCVEARADARILVRDSRRPHGPRVGVATEAWRMFTEGLRGA; encoded by the coding sequence GTGGCAGAGATCATCACGGCGAACACGCCATGGCGGCGCAGCAGTCACAGCCAGACGGGAAACTGCGTGGAGGCCCGTGCGGACGCCCGGATCCTGGTACGGGATTCCCGGCGCCCCCACGGACCACGAGTCGGTGTCGCCACCGAGGCGTGGCGGATGTTCACCGAGGGTTTGCGCGGCGCCTGA
- a CDS encoding helix-turn-helix domain-containing protein — MPQTPDPLVSLARLRAELRRLRERHSFTQQQVADAMDWSLSKLIRIEGGRNRISTNDLRVLLTHYQVEPEQQDRLLALSKDVRRSAWWDKYSDVLTREYGAYISYESVASTLRNFEITVVPGLLQTADYAAQAMESAGMEPAKIARGVELRLERQKLFARAEPPETHFIVDESVIRRVVGGPDVMREQLRHLRQLATRPTVTLQIVPFTAGLYRRHRRGYALFEFPDVESLVLYIEGAEGEMIISEPTGGKQQEYLDSFFALEEMAAGADVLKMIDDALERLD; from the coding sequence ATGCCCCAGACTCCGGATCCGCTGGTTTCGCTCGCCCGCCTCCGAGCGGAACTGCGGCGGCTTCGGGAGCGGCATTCGTTCACGCAGCAGCAGGTCGCCGACGCCATGGACTGGTCGCTGAGCAAGCTGATCAGGATCGAGGGCGGTCGCAACCGCATTTCGACCAACGACCTGCGCGTCCTGCTGACGCACTATCAGGTCGAGCCCGAGCAGCAGGACAGGCTGCTCGCGCTGTCGAAGGACGTGCGCAGGTCGGCGTGGTGGGACAAATACAGCGACGTGCTGACGCGCGAGTACGGCGCCTACATCAGCTACGAGTCGGTCGCGTCCACCCTGCGCAACTTCGAGATCACCGTGGTGCCGGGCCTGTTGCAGACGGCCGACTACGCCGCGCAGGCGATGGAGAGCGCGGGCATGGAGCCCGCGAAGATCGCCCGGGGTGTCGAACTCCGGCTGGAGCGGCAGAAGTTGTTCGCGCGCGCGGAGCCGCCGGAGACCCACTTCATCGTCGACGAGTCGGTGATCCGCAGGGTCGTCGGCGGGCCGGACGTCATGCGGGAGCAGCTGCGGCACCTGCGGCAGCTCGCCACGCGCCCGACCGTGACCCTGCAGATCGTGCCCTTCACCGCCGGGCTCTACCGGCGGCACCGGCGCGGGTACGCGCTGTTCGAATTCCCCGACGTGGAATCGCTCGTGCTCTACATCGAGGGCGCCGAAGGCGAAATGATCATCTCCGAGCCCACCGGCGGAAAGCAGCAGGAGTACCTGGACTCCTTCTTCGCCTTGGAGGAAATGGCCGCCGGGGCCGACGTGTTGAAGATGATCGACGACGCGCTGGAACGGTTGGATTGA